Part of the Polyangium spumosum genome is shown below.
TCGCGGGCCGCGTGGAGCGCGGGCCGTACGGCTGGCACGGCGTACACGCGCGGCTCGAGGACAACATCGCGGAGACGCTCACGCGCCTCGGCGGATCGGGCTTGCCGGCCGAGGACCTCGCCGCGCTCGCGAACTACCTGCGCGAGGGCCTGTTCGTGCCGCGCCGCCCGGAGGAGGGCCCCGGCGAGGAGGCGCTCGTCACGCGCGGGCGCGACCTCTACACCTCGGAGAAGCTCGGCTGCAACGGCTGCCACGCGCTCGAGCAGGGCACGAGTGATCGCGTGGCGCACGACGTCGGCTCGCGCGCGAAGGACGAGTCCCGCGCGTCGTTCCGCACGCCGCCGCTCGCCATGCTCGAGGCCTCCGCGCCTTACTTCCACGACGGCCGTTACCCGACGCTCGAGGCCCTGCTCGACGACAACCTCGATCGCATGGGCCAGACGAGCCACCTGACGACCGAAGACCGCGCCGCCCTGCTCGCCTTCCTGAGGACCCTGTGAAGACGTACTTCCTGCCCCTGCTCGCCGCGTTCCTCCTGTCCGGCTCCGCGCAGACCTCGTCCGAGGCCGTCGCCGCGCCCGCGCCCGAGGTTGCTGCCGCTGCCGAACCCGCTGCCGCCGCCGCGCCCGCTGCCGCCGCCGCGCCCGCGCCCGCCGCCGCGCCCGCGCCGCCCGAGCTTCCCGCGGAGATGCGCGTGATCCTCGGCAAACGTGTCGGGCAGAAGTTCACCGTCACCGTGGTTCGTCCGCGCCACGTCGTCACGATGGTGCAAGGGGACAAACGTGTGCTCGGCTCGAACGAGGTCTCCCTCGCCGTCGACCCAGCGCAGGCGATCACCTGGGAGACGACCGATCGAACGACGCTCGAGACGCTCCGCGGCGAGGCCTTCGTCGACCTCCGGGAAGACGGGCGCCTCGACGCGGCCTCGCTCCGGCCGACCACGCTCCTCGCGCCCGTCGCGGAGGAGGCCGAGGGGCGACACGTCTGCAAGGCGTTCGAGGCGATGGACGCGGGCTTCTCGGTCGTCTGCCGCGTCGCGTCCTCGTCCGCCTCGGCCGCGCGTACCTTCGGCGAGAGCCCGCAGGGCGGCATCCTGAACGTCGCGGCCGGCGAGTACACGTTCTTCCGCATGGAGCTCGATCCCGGCGCGGACGGCGTCGACGCCACGGTCCTCGGTTACTCCGCCGGCGCGCGTGGCCACGTCGTTCGCGCCGAGGCGAGCAAGCTCGCCGGCGAGGCGCGCCCCTCGCTCGCCTTGCTCTCCGCGTCGCGGGTGCAGCCCGTCCCCCTCCCGCGCATCCGCCCGCATCACCACCGCTTTCCGCTCATCGATCCCTTCTTCTGATCCCCCACGGGCGAGCCTCGTTGACGCGGCCCGCGTGCTTCCCGCAAGCTCTCCTCGATGCGCCACGCTCTGCTCCTCGCGCCTCTCTTCGCCGCCGCGTGTAGCGCCGCGCCCGCGTCCTCGGGCCCCACGAACGTCGCCGATCCCGGCTCCGTGCTCGTCGTCCTCGACGCCCCGCCCGCCGCCACGACGCCCGTCGAGGTCGCGGTCCCGCTCTCCGCCGCGCGCGTGGACCTCGAGTGGGCCATCTTCGGCGACACGCCCACCGTCGCGTGGGCGCCCGACGGTGTCCGCCTCGCGATCGCCAACCAGTTGAACTACCTCAACGTGCCCGCGCCGCCCGGCGAGGCCGGCATCGACGTCGTGGACGTGGAGACGGGCAAACGCACGCGTGTCCACGAGGGCCCTGGTTACCACCCGGCGTGGATCTCCAACAGCCAGATGGCCTTCGGCTGCTCGACCTACGAGTGCGACGACGCGGGGCAGGGGGTGTACCTGCTCGACCTCGCGAAGAAACGCGCGCGGCTCGCGCTTTCGCATGGCGTTTACCACACGCGCGCGAGCAAGGACGGCGGCGTGATCTTCTTCTCCGGCTTCCCCAACTACGAGGGCTGGATGAGCTGGAATCTGCGCAGCGCGATGCCCGAACGTATCGCCGGCCCGAAGGACTCGTGGCAGGCGCCCGCGGCGCAGCTCGCCGATCAGTGCCCGTCGAAGGTCGGCGACCTTCGCGTCGAGCAACGTGGTGAGCAGGTGATCGTGGTGAACACCTCGACCGGCGATCGCCGCGCCCTCACCGCCGGGCATCCCTGGCTGCTCGGCTGGCCCGAGAGCCGCGGCGCCATCCAGCCGTGTTTGTCACCGGATGGGAGGTTCGTCGTGTACTTCTCGTGGCGCGGCGGCGCGGGCATCGTCGGCGTTCGCTCGATCGACGCTCCTTGAGCCGAGCTTCTGCAAGACGAGCGGCCGCGTTCGTCCTCCTCGTCCTCCTGCCGCTCGCGACCTCGCCCTTCACGGTCGACCTCCGGCCGCAGAAGACGCTCGTCTTCGCGCTCGCGCTCCCTCTCTGCGCGTGGGGCGCGCCTTCCCTCGTGGCGACGCTCGCGCTCGCGCTTGGCCTCCTCGCGCTCCTGGTTTGGCCCGCCGCGCCCTGGGAGATCCTCGCCGTCGCCGCGGCTCCGGCCGTGTTCCGCGTGCTCTCGGGCCTGCTCGTCGAGGATCGCGCCTTCGTCCTTCGCCTCGCGCGCCGCGCCGTCCTCGCCGCGAGCGCCCTCGCCCTCGCGGGCGCGGTGGGCCTCGTGCCGTTCGAGACCTCTGCCTTCCGCCTCCCGTACCCGGTCCTCGTCGGCACGTTCGGCAATCCGAACCATCTCGCCGCCTTCCTCTTGCTGCTGCTCCCGCTCTGCGCCGCCGATCGCGCCTCGGCCGAGCGCCGCGCCGATCGTGTCGAGGCGACGGTCGCGCTGATCCTCGGCGCAGCGACGATCCTCCTCTGCCGCTCGCACCTCGCCGCCCTCGCGCTCGCCGCCGCGCTGCTCGTGCTCGTCCCACGCGCCGCGATCGCCGCGCCTCTCGCGGGCCTCGCGCTCGTCCCGATCGCGCTCGCCTCCGAGGCGTTCGTCCGCGCCTTCGAGGGCCGGCTCTACCTGCTCGTCGTGCACGCGCGTGGCCTGTCCCTGAAGACCTCGCTCCTCGGCGTCGGCCCTGACGCGATCACCACGCGTTTCCTCGACTGGCAAGCCGAGCACCTCGCGCTGCACCCCGAGACCGCGCGCTTCTGGACGTTCCCCGAGCACCCGCACGACGACGTCGCCGCGCTGCTGCTCGCGTTTGGCCTCGTCCCCGCGGCGCTCGCGCTCGTCCTCGCGCGAAAGAGCCTGCGCCTCGCGCCCGCCTTGCCTCGCGCCGAGCTACGCGCCGCGTGGATCACCTTCGCCTTGCTCGCGCTCGGGGCCGGCCTCTCGGCTTCGCCCGCGACCTGGATCGGCGCGCTCCTCGTGATCGCTTGCACCTTCCGCCCGCGGATCGCGCCGCCGGCCTCGTGGAACCTCGCCCGCGCAGGCCTCGCGTGTGCGCTCGCCTGGGCGCTCGTGGCCTTCGCCTGGGCCCTCTCGGGCTACCATCACCGCGAGGCGTTTCGCGTGGCGGAGGCCTCGTCCGCGCTCCAGCACACGCGCGCCGCGCTCGCTTTGCCGTTCGATCGAGCCCGCCTGCTCCACCTCGAAGGCCGCATCCTGCTCGAGCTGGGCCGGCCTCGCGAGGCCGCGGACAAACTCCGCGAGGCCACGCGCCACCTGCCGCACCCGATCGTGTGGAAGGCCCTCGCCGTTTCCGAGCGCGCCGCGGGCAGGCCGGAGGAGGCCCTCGCCGCGGCGCGCGCGTGGATCCACTACCGCCCGGGTGATCCCGAGGCGAAGGTGTTCCTCGAAGGTCGATGAGCGCGTGGGAGGGTCTTACTTCGTGGAACCGAACGACGTGTCGACGAGCAGCGCCTCGGGGATCGGATCACCCGTCAGCGTCTCCATGAACGCGACGAGGTCGTCGATCTCCTCGGGCGACAGGTTGAGCGGCACCATCAGCGGATCCTTCGTGCCCGCATAATCCGCGTCGCCCCCGCCCGCGTTGTAGAACTCGACCACCTCGCGCAGCGTCGCGAGGTGCCCCGTGTGCATGAACGGCCCCGTCTTCGCCACCGAGCGCAGGCCCTTCGTGCGGAACGCGCCCGTGAGCTTCTCGTCCTTCGTGACGCCCTTGCTGCGATCGATGTTCGGGTCGTCGTTGTAGATGCCCTTCGTGCTGAAGTCCCAGCCGAGGTAGACGTCGAGCGCGCCGAACCGGCCCGGATCGCCGCCCATCGAGGGAGGCAGCACGTGCTCGCCGATCTGCGGCACGCCCGTCACGTGGAAGGTGTTGTCGCTGAACGTCGGGCCCGCGTGGCACTCGACGCACGCCGCCTTGCCCACGAAGAGCCCGAGCCCGCGCTTGGCGCTCTCGCTGATCGCCGTCGTGTCTCCCGCCACGTACCGATCGAACGGCGCGTTGCCGCTCTGCAGCAGCCTGAGGTACGCCGCGAGCGCCTTGCCGAAGTTCGCGTAGCCGCGGTTGATCACGGCGCGATCCGCCTCGGGCATGCCGTTCCACACTTCGGGCGCCACCGTCGGCGACGCGATCGCCGGGAAACGCATGTCGTCCGTGAGCGCCGGATCGAGGTCCGGATCAAAGAGCTCGTCGTACGCCGCGCGGTAGTCCGCGTCGTTGTAGAGGAACTTCACGATCCCCGAGCGATCCGTGCCCATGACGAACTCGGCCGGGATGAGGCACTTGCCCCAGAGGTTGTCGTTGAAGCCGACCCACCCGAACCAGTCCGTGTACGTCGCCACGTTCACCAGCGTGGGCGCGTTGCGGAAGAACCAGTCGATCGCGATCGACGTGTTCGCCGGGCTCGAGCGCGTGTCGACGAACCAGTCGGTCTTGATATGGCAGCTCTCGCAGGAGACCTTGCCCGCCTCGCCCACCTGTCCGAGATCGTTCGCCACCTTGATCGGCCCGGAGTAGCCCTTCTCGTAGAAGAGGCGTTGCCCGAGCGCGGCCGCCTTCGGGTCGTCGGCGAACGCGTTCGTCGTGTCCGCCTCGAGCGGCGGGAGCGGCGAGAGCTCCTGGATCGCCGCCCATTCCTCCGGCGTGAAACGACCGTCGACGAGCTCCGCGGCCTCGTCACCGCAGCCCGCCGCCGCGACGCACGCCGCCCCCACCACGCACAACCAGAGCGATCTTCGTGTCTGCATGGCCTAACGATACCCCTCCGCCTGCAGCGCGAACATCCGCGCGTAACGCCCGTCCTTCGCGACGAGCTCGGCGTGTGTGCCCTCCTCGATCACGCGGCCCCCGTCGATCACGAGGATCCGGTCGGCCATGCGCACTGTCGGGAACCGGTGCGAGACGACGAACGTCGTCCGGCCCTCGGCGAGCTTGCGGAACCGCTCGAAGACCGCGTGCTCCGCCTCCGCGTCGAGCGCCGCCGTGGGCTCGTCGAGCACCAGGACGTCGGCCTCCTCCCGCATGAACGCCCGCGAGAGCGCCACCTTCTGCCACTGGCCGCCGCTGAGCTCCGTCCCGTCCTTGAACCAGCGGCCGAGCTGCGTATCGAGCCCGCTCGGCAGCGCCGTGAGCACCTCGTCCGCGCCGCCACGCGTGAGCGCCCTCGACAGGCGATCCGCATCGTCCATGTGCGGCGTGCTCCCGAAGCCCACGTTCTCCCGCGCCGTGAGCTGATAGCGGTTGTAGTCCTGGAACACGACGCCGATGCGCCTCCGCAGCTCGTCGAGATCCCAGTCCACGAGGTCCTTGCCGTCGAGCAGGATGCGCCCCTCGGTCGGCGCGTAGAGCCTCGTGAGCAGCTTGATCAGCGTCGTCTTGCCCGCCCCGTTGTGCCCCACGAGCGCCACGCTCTGCCCGCGCGGCACGAACAGATCGAGCCGCTCGAGCGCGAGCTTGTCCTGGCCCGGATAACGGAAGCTCACGCCCTCGAAGCGGATGCCCCGCTCCCGCCCTTCGTCCTCCCCCGCCGCGGCCGCGAGCGCGGGCTTTTGCGGGCTCACCCCGTCGTTCGTCGGGATCGCGAGGTACGAGAACAGGTTCGACATGTACAGGTTGTGCTCGTACATGCCGCCGAGCGACGACAGGATCGACTGGAACGCCTGCTGCCCTTGCCGGAACGAGACGCCGTAGAGCACGAGGTCGCCGAGCGTGAGCTCCCCGCTCGCCGCGCCGAGGGCCATCGACGCGTAGCAGGCGTAAAACGCGCCCGTGCCGAGCAAGGACAGGGCCCAGCCGAGGCTCGCGCGTTTCACCGCGAGCGACCTGTCCTCGCGGTAGAACTTCTCGCCGAGCGCGCGGAATCGATCGAGCAGGAGCGGCCCGATCCCGAAGAGCTTGACCTCCTTGGCGTGGGCGTCGTTCGCGAGGACGTATTCCAGGTAGTTGAGCTTCCGCGCCTCGGGCGAGCG
Proteins encoded:
- a CDS encoding tetratricopeptide repeat protein produces the protein MSRASARRAAAFVLLVLLPLATSPFTVDLRPQKTLVFALALPLCAWGAPSLVATLALALGLLALLVWPAAPWEILAVAAAPAVFRVLSGLLVEDRAFVLRLARRAVLAASALALAGAVGLVPFETSAFRLPYPVLVGTFGNPNHLAAFLLLLLPLCAADRASAERRADRVEATVALILGAATILLCRSHLAALALAAALLVLVPRAAIAAPLAGLALVPIALASEAFVRAFEGRLYLLVVHARGLSLKTSLLGVGPDAITTRFLDWQAEHLALHPETARFWTFPEHPHDDVAALLLAFGLVPAALALVLARKSLRLAPALPRAELRAAWITFALLALGAGLSASPATWIGALLVIACTFRPRIAPPASWNLARAGLACALAWALVAFAWALSGYHHREAFRVAEASSALQHTRAALALPFDRARLLHLEGRILLELGRPREAADKLREATRHLPHPIVWKALAVSERAAGRPEEALAAARAWIHYRPGDPEAKVFLEGR
- a CDS encoding ABC transporter ATP-binding protein, which produces MAEPPPKPTLLDRLRGSFEHTPRTLLLLFRSAKLATIALFGLTLAAAVLPLGVAYAGKAIVDAVAARSREATLRWVLVELALVASLALVQRGMGLLRSLIGARLGLDINGAILEKALTLELRHFEEPAVYDQLTRARREASSRPLAMVTETFGIVQSLVTLAGYGALLFRWSPYAVLALALASLPGAIAEVKLGNLAFRIRNWRSPEARKLNYLEYVLANDAHAKEVKLFGIGPLLLDRFRALGEKFYREDRSLAVKRASLGWALSLLGTGAFYACYASMALGAASGELTLGDLVLYGVSFRQGQQAFQSILSSLGGMYEHNLYMSNLFSYLAIPTNDGVSPQKPALAAAAGEDEGRERGIRFEGVSFRYPGQDKLALERLDLFVPRGQSVALVGHNGAGKTTLIKLLTRLYAPTEGRILLDGKDLVDWDLDELRRRIGVVFQDYNRYQLTARENVGFGSTPHMDDADRLSRALTRGGADEVLTALPSGLDTQLGRWFKDGTELSGGQWQKVALSRAFMREEADVLVLDEPTAALDAEAEHAVFERFRKLAEGRTTFVVSHRFPTVRMADRILVIDGGRVIEEGTHAELVAKDGRYARMFALQAEGYR
- a CDS encoding cytochrome-c peroxidase — encoded protein: MQTRRSLWLCVVGAACVAAAGCGDEAAELVDGRFTPEEWAAIQELSPLPPLEADTTNAFADDPKAAALGQRLFYEKGYSGPIKVANDLGQVGEAGKVSCESCHIKTDWFVDTRSSPANTSIAIDWFFRNAPTLVNVATYTDWFGWVGFNDNLWGKCLIPAEFVMGTDRSGIVKFLYNDADYRAAYDELFDPDLDPALTDDMRFPAIASPTVAPEVWNGMPEADRAVINRGYANFGKALAAYLRLLQSGNAPFDRYVAGDTTAISESAKRGLGLFVGKAACVECHAGPTFSDNTFHVTGVPQIGEHVLPPSMGGDPGRFGALDVYLGWDFSTKGIYNDDPNIDRSKGVTKDEKLTGAFRTKGLRSVAKTGPFMHTGHLATLREVVEFYNAGGGDADYAGTKDPLMVPLNLSPEEIDDLVAFMETLTGDPIPEALLVDTSFGSTK